The following proteins come from a genomic window of Gossypium raimondii isolate GPD5lz chromosome 5, ASM2569854v1, whole genome shotgun sequence:
- the LOC105767096 gene encoding uncharacterized protein LOC105767096: protein MALSRRLCLPFLWLLLLSLLVLALADSSKDDHYDAGSPQPKPNYGEKPSLYKTELEVEAELEHGAKSEEGEAKSGTGYNKPRPEGETKPEYGEKQGVYMPKLEVEVEAKVEYGSTSKHSQYDANPSTDYKPKPQGEAKPIPDYKPKPEGEVKPVYGSKLEGEAKPYYDANPSTNYMPNYEAKKYTYKSKLEEEGGKAKYERKPYVVLTKTRRRKA from the coding sequence ATGGCTTTGTCTCGTCGTCTTTGCTTGCCATTCTTATGGCTTCTCCTCCTGTCATTGCTTGTGCTTGCTTTAGCTGATTCATCTAAAGATGATCATTATGATGCCGGCAGTCCTCAGCCAAAGCCCAACTATGGTGAAAAACCAAGCCTTTACAAGACGGAACTAGAAGTAGAAGCAGAGCTCGAGCATGGTGCAAAGTCGGAAGAAGGAGAAGCAAAGTCAGGCACTGGTTACAATAAGCCACGGCCAGAAGGAGAAACAAAGCCTGAGTATGGTGAAAAACAAGGCGTTTACATGCCTAAACTAGAAGTAGAAGTAGAAGCAAAGGTTGAGTATGGTTCAACTTCAAAGCACAGCCAATATGATGCAAATCCAAGCACAGATTACAAGCCAAAGCCACAAGGAGAAGCAAAACCAATCCCTGATTACAAGCCAAAGCCAGAAGGTGAAGTAAAACCAGTGTATGGTTCAAAGCTAGAAGGAGAAGCAAAGCCCTACTATGATGCCAACCCAAGCACTAATTACATGCCTAATTATGAAGCAAAAAAATACACTTACAAGTCCAAGCTAGAAGAAGAGGGAGGGAAGGCTAAATATGAGAGAAAACCATATGTTGTTCTAACAAAAACCAGAAGAAGAAAAGCCTGA
- the LOC105766252 gene encoding MADS-box transcription factor 21: MDEARPGRRGAGRRRIEIKRIPNQKKRWVTFSKRKKGLLSKAARLSSITGEDIGVVIISEQGRFYISDNADAVIDRYLSIEAGKDNNGDGRNQGIVEDDNIYDGDGLDDGVTLRLFPQEIGQDDDHNDDGRFGNGRVMDKQGLNLNQRDNVWKINDGEIKGENCFMDLNKPPHDDDDDDGAAADDTMIPFL; encoded by the coding sequence ATGGATGAAGCAAGACCGGGAAGAAGAGGGGCCGGTCGAAGAAGGATTGAGATTAAGCGAATACCGAACCAAAAGAAACGATGGGTGACTTTTTCGAAGCGGAAAAAGGGTTTACTAAGCAAAGCTGCTCGATTGTCATCGATCACTGGGGAAGACATTGGTGTTGTCATTATTTCAGAGCAAGGTAGGTTTTATATTTCCGATAACGCCGATGCAGTTATTGATCGTTATCTGTCGATAGAAGCTGGTAAAGATAATAATGGTGATGGTCGTAATCAAGGAATTGTTGAAGATGATAATATCTATGATGGTGATGGTCTTGATGATGGTGTTACTCTTCGTCTTTTTCCTCAAGAAATTGGTCAAGACGATGATCATAATGATGATGGGAGATTTGGGAATGGAAGAGTGATGGATAAGCAAGGGTTGAACTTGAACCAGAGGGATAATGTTTGGAAGATCAATGATGGGGAGATTAAGGGTGAGAATTGTTTCATGGATCTAAATAAACCTCCTcacgatgatgatgatgatgatggtgctGCTGCTGATGATACGATGATCCCTTTTCTTTGA
- the LOC105767097 gene encoding protein SEED AND ROOT HAIR PROTECTIVE PROTEIN-like, with protein sequence MVGFALNGGGSASFSITLHRSCAWRLQCCTSSYFAAAKLDSSWLLVPCCIAVQLSTKRKKSYSPLVLKGSELLSIGVEGIVLYKLGSNYYPMVGASAKVKCVAVDEVGLGKTVPICSVVTDAKGYFFTTLSALNLKDCKAFLEKSPLESCNVPTDVNKGISGPPFSGYRVLNQKHTKLYSLGPFFFTSGPKSVPNGY encoded by the exons ATGGTTGGATTTGCTCTCAATGGAGGTGGTTCAGCATCGTTTTCAATCACACTCCATAGATCATGTGCCTGGAG GCTTCAATGCTGCACTTCTAGTTACTTTGCTGCTGCTAAGCTTGACAGTAGCTGGCTGCTGGTTCCATGTTGCATTGCAGTCCAGCTTTCaacaaagagaaagaagagCTACTCTCCATTGGTGTTGAAGGGATCGGAGCTACTCTCCATTGGTGTTGAAGGGATCGTTTTATACAAATTAGGTTCTAATTACTATCCCATGGTAG GGGCTTCAGCAAAAGTAAAATGTGTAGCAGTTGATGAGGTTGGGCTGGGCAAAACTGTCCCAATATGCAGTGTAGTAACTGATGCAAAGGGTTACTTCTTTACAACATTATCTGCTTTAAACCTTAAAGATTGCAAGGCTTTCCTTGAAAAGTCTCCATTAGAAAGCTGCAATGTTCCAACAGATGTGAACAAAGGGATAAGTGGTCCTCCTTTTTCAGGCTATCGTGTTTTGAATCAGAAGCATACCAAGTTGTATTCATTGGGGCCTTTCTTCTTCACCTCTGGACCTAAATCAGTCCCTAATGGTTACTAG
- the LOC105767098 gene encoding agamous-like MADS-box protein AGL12, with protein sequence MDEARPGRRGTGRRRIELKRIPNQKKRWVTFSKRKKGLLSKAARLSSITGEDIGVVIISEQGRFHTSDNADAVIDRYLSIEAGKDNNGDGRNDDAGTSNQGIVEDDNNYDDGVTLRLFPQEIGQDDDHNDDGRFGNGRVMDTQGLNLNQWDNVWKINEGEIKGENCFIDLNKPPHNDDDDGAGDDTMIHFL encoded by the coding sequence ATGGATGAAGCAAGACCAGGAAGAAGAGGGACCGGTCGAAGAAGGATTGAGCTTAAGCGAATACCAAACCAAAAGAAACGATGGGTGACTTTTTCGAAGCGGAAAAAGGGTTTACTAAGCAAAGCTGCTCGATTGTCATCGATCACTGGGGAAGACATTGGTGTTGTCATTATTTCAGAGCAAGGTAGGTTTCATACTTCCGATAACGCCGATGCAGTTATTGATCGTTATCTGTCGATAGAAGCTGGTAAAGATAATAATGGTGATGGTCGTAACGATGATGCCGGTACTTCTAACCAAGGAATTGTTGAAGATGATAATAACTATGATGATGGTGTTACTCTTCGTCTTTTTCCTCAAGAAATTGGTCAAGATGATGATCATAATGATGATGGGAGATTTGGGAATGGAAGAGTGATGGATACGCAAGGGTTGAACTTGAACCAGTGGGATAATGTTTGGAAGATCAATGAAGGGGAGATTAAGGGTGAGAATTGTTTCATTGATCTAAATAAACCTCCTCACAATGATGACGATGATGGTGCTGGTGATGATACGATGATCCATTTTCTTTGA